The Pseudomonadota bacterium genome contains a region encoding:
- the glgP gene encoding alpha-glucan family phosphorylase: protein MKNIQPFQVFPIIPEPLSFLDTLSRNLWWSWQSDAKELYKRIDPKLWEKSEHNPIVFLTNTPKERLEELAEDGSFLVHQKRIEENFKNSVLSKPNMADSSFEPNDNIAYFSMEFGIHECIPLFAGGLGVLAGDHLKAASDLKLPMTGVGLLYKHGYFRQFLSQDGMQQEEYPETDLYKIPVEKALDLSGKELYITIDRPNGNIRARVWKLNIGRIALYLLDTNLSDNPPEVRDITANLYPANQNKRLAQEVLLGIGGMRALAAMGIFPNVVHLNEGHCTFASIERISQIISKHNIDLKTALEIVPRSTVFTTHTPVIAGHDVFPVDIVKPYIETYKEKLGATEKEILSWAKPEWKDGEGQFSMFILGLKMAQYCNGVSKLHGSVARKMWAHAWPGRPVDEIPITHITNGVHVPSWISYEIALLLDRYLGHGWNKHPWDPVIMNRIDGIYDEELWHIHEMNRTRLIRKCRELMVKQYGKRNTPKAIMSDVESVLDQDALTIVFARRFATYKRSHLLFMDPDRLGSILTSKTHPVQIIFAGKAHPKDQEGKDLIKYVVHFAQKHELRHRLIFLEDYDISIAKILVQGADVWLNTPRRPFEACGTSGMKSAINGGLNVGILDGWWCEGYSEERGWRIGNGEEYFDSEYQDNVESQALYNLLTDEVIPCYYDRKNNTYSQVWVSKMKESMKMAMQYFCSHVMVSNYTKKFYVSSAKNNRSLLSDNSAEARALSLQRERLSSLWKLITIEPPKRQNQGPFRVGDTVNVSTEVFLGEILPKEVDVQIYYGKIQSVDSVTGGKAETMTVEENLGNGRYLYSCAVTCSDTGRFGLTARIIPKGDDWIKSTQEFLTWS from the coding sequence CATTATCCCGAAACCTATGGTGGAGCTGGCAAAGCGATGCAAAAGAGCTTTATAAAAGAATTGATCCAAAGCTCTGGGAAAAATCAGAACATAATCCAATTGTCTTTTTAACCAATACACCTAAAGAACGGCTTGAAGAACTTGCCGAAGATGGGAGTTTTCTCGTTCATCAAAAACGAATCGAAGAAAATTTCAAAAACTCTGTTCTTTCAAAACCGAATATGGCAGATTCTTCCTTTGAGCCCAACGATAATATTGCATATTTTTCAATGGAATTTGGCATTCATGAGTGTATTCCTCTTTTTGCAGGCGGTCTCGGAGTTCTAGCCGGAGACCACCTGAAGGCTGCTTCTGATCTTAAGCTTCCTATGACCGGGGTCGGACTTTTATACAAACACGGATACTTCCGTCAATTCTTAAGCCAGGACGGAATGCAACAGGAGGAGTATCCTGAAACTGACCTGTATAAAATTCCGGTTGAAAAAGCACTTGATCTATCAGGAAAGGAATTATACATAACGATAGACAGGCCAAACGGCAATATTCGTGCACGTGTCTGGAAGTTAAATATCGGACGTATTGCGCTTTATTTACTTGATACCAATCTGTCTGATAACCCTCCTGAAGTAAGGGACATCACAGCTAATTTATACCCGGCCAACCAGAATAAACGCTTAGCCCAGGAAGTGCTTTTGGGAATAGGCGGCATGCGCGCTTTAGCGGCTATGGGAATATTTCCCAATGTAGTTCATCTGAATGAAGGCCATTGTACTTTTGCAAGCATTGAACGTATTTCTCAGATTATTTCAAAACACAATATTGATTTAAAAACAGCGCTTGAAATAGTGCCCCGTTCTACAGTATTTACAACTCATACTCCTGTTATTGCAGGCCATGATGTATTTCCTGTAGACATTGTAAAACCATACATCGAAACTTATAAAGAAAAACTGGGAGCAACTGAAAAGGAAATTTTATCTTGGGCCAAACCTGAATGGAAAGATGGTGAAGGCCAGTTTTCCATGTTTATACTTGGCCTTAAAATGGCTCAATATTGTAATGGCGTCAGCAAACTTCACGGCTCTGTTGCCCGTAAAATGTGGGCGCATGCCTGGCCGGGCAGGCCGGTTGATGAAATACCAATAACACATATCACTAATGGTGTTCATGTGCCCTCATGGATATCATATGAAATAGCCCTCCTCTTAGACAGGTACCTTGGTCACGGATGGAATAAACACCCGTGGGATCCTGTAATTATGAACCGCATTGATGGAATTTATGATGAAGAACTCTGGCATATTCATGAAATGAACCGTACCAGACTTATTCGTAAATGCCGGGAACTTATGGTAAAACAGTACGGGAAACGCAATACTCCCAAAGCTATTATGAGCGATGTGGAATCGGTACTTGATCAAGATGCTTTAACAATTGTATTTGCCCGCAGGTTTGCAACATATAAAAGATCTCATCTTTTATTTATGGACCCTGATCGGCTTGGATCGATTCTGACTTCCAAAACACATCCTGTGCAAATCATTTTTGCAGGAAAAGCCCACCCAAAAGACCAGGAAGGAAAAGATCTTATAAAATATGTAGTACACTTTGCGCAAAAGCATGAGTTGAGGCATCGCCTGATTTTTCTGGAAGATTATGATATCAGTATTGCCAAAATATTGGTGCAGGGAGCTGATGTCTGGCTGAATACTCCCAGGCGTCCTTTTGAAGCATGCGGCACTTCCGGAATGAAATCTGCTATAAACGGAGGGCTTAATGTCGGTATCCTTGACGGATGGTGGTGCGAAGGATACTCTGAAGAAAGAGGTTGGCGAATCGGAAACGGGGAAGAATATTTTGACTCGGAATATCAGGATAATGTTGAGAGTCAGGCATTATATAATCTTTTAACAGATGAAGTTATTCCTTGTTATTATGACAGAAAAAACAACACTTATTCGCAGGTTTGGGTGAGTAAAATGAAAGAATCCATGAAAATGGCCATGCAATATTTTTGCAGCCATGTCATGGTCTCAAATTACACAAAGAAATTTTATGTTTCGTCTGCAAAAAACAACAGGAGTCTTTTATCAGACAACAGCGCAGAAGCAAGAGCGCTTTCTTTGCAACGGGAACGCCTTAGTTCGCTATGGAAACTTATTACGATAGAACCGCCCAAAAGGCAAAATCAAGGCCCCTTTCGTGTTGGCGATACCGTTAATGTCTCAACAGAAGTCTTTCTTGGTGAAATTCTTCCCAAAGAAGTAGATGTTCAGATATACTACGGTAAGATACAATCCGTTGATTCAGTTACTGGAGGTAAAGCAGAAACAATGACTGTTGAAGAAAATCTCGGAAATGGCCGCTATCTTTATAGTTGTGCAGTAACCTGTAGTGATACCGGCAGATTCGGATTGACAGCCAGAATAATACCAAAAGGTGACGACTGGATAAAAAGCACCCAGGAATTTTTAACCTGGTCATGA
- a CDS encoding glycogen/starch synthase, with product MSAASVKNPRILIVTPEVTHLPEGMGNISNYFTAKAGGLADVSAALISALFEHGADVHVALPDYREIFNSQLARIFGKELDLIRKKMPEERIHLAEDKVFYYLNHVYSSYGWENLKIALSFQREVINHIVPNVRPDLIHCNDWMTGLIPAMARKMGIPCLFTVHNIHTTKTFLSNIEDAGIDAASFWQNLYYEQMAYDYWGTRESNPVDLLTSGVFAAHYVNTVSPTFLNEVIEGSHPFVEPYLKQQLSNKWQSECATGILNAPDPTFNPAKDSEIFFKYDTDNFKSGKLKNKQAFQKMLGLIKDDKAPLLFWPSRLDSIQKGSELLADILYNVISSYWDLNLQIVFVANGEYQQHFKNIVDFHRFNNRVAVCNFDERLERMAYAASDFVLMPSRFEPCGLPQMIGAIYGSLPIAHNTGGLHDTVTDLDVTKETGNGFLFDHYGTQGLFWAISQAVNFYKLPSNVKQKQIKRVMQQSIGSFNHSVTAKHYINLYEKMLQRPLITTS from the coding sequence ATGTCTGCCGCTTCGGTAAAAAATCCACGCATACTTATTGTAACACCTGAAGTAACTCATCTCCCTGAAGGGATGGGAAATATCAGTAATTATTTTACTGCAAAAGCCGGGGGTCTTGCCGATGTTTCAGCTGCACTAATAAGCGCCTTATTTGAACATGGAGCAGATGTGCATGTCGCTTTGCCTGATTACAGAGAAATTTTCAACTCCCAACTTGCCCGTATTTTCGGTAAAGAATTGGATTTAATTCGCAAAAAAATGCCTGAAGAAAGAATTCATCTTGCAGAAGACAAGGTGTTTTACTACTTAAATCATGTTTATTCCAGTTACGGTTGGGAAAACCTGAAAATTGCCTTATCCTTCCAGCGTGAAGTAATTAATCATATTGTTCCAAATGTCAGACCGGACCTGATTCATTGCAATGACTGGATGACCGGCCTTATACCGGCTATGGCAAGAAAGATGGGGATACCCTGCCTGTTTACCGTACACAATATTCACACAACTAAAACTTTTCTTTCGAATATCGAAGATGCGGGTATTGACGCAGCTTCCTTCTGGCAAAATCTTTATTATGAGCAAATGGCATATGATTACTGGGGAACACGCGAATCAAATCCTGTTGATCTGCTTACAAGCGGAGTTTTTGCCGCCCATTATGTAAACACTGTAAGCCCTACTTTTTTAAACGAAGTAATTGAGGGAAGCCATCCTTTTGTTGAGCCTTATCTCAAGCAGCAATTATCAAATAAATGGCAATCAGAATGCGCAACCGGAATTCTTAATGCTCCTGATCCAACTTTCAATCCGGCCAAAGATAGTGAAATTTTTTTCAAATATGACACTGATAATTTTAAAAGCGGAAAATTAAAAAACAAACAAGCATTCCAAAAAATGCTGGGACTGATAAAAGATGATAAGGCCCCTTTACTTTTCTGGCCTTCCAGGCTGGATTCAATTCAGAAAGGGTCCGAACTTCTTGCAGATATTTTGTATAATGTAATATCTTCATACTGGGATTTAAATCTTCAAATCGTTTTTGTGGCAAATGGAGAATATCAGCAGCACTTTAAAAACATTGTTGATTTTCACCGTTTCAATAACAGGGTTGCTGTGTGCAATTTCGATGAAAGACTTGAGCGCATGGCATATGCCGCCTCGGATTTTGTACTTATGCCATCTCGTTTTGAACCTTGCGGATTGCCGCAGATGATAGGAGCAATATACGGTTCTTTACCGATTGCCCATAACACGGGCGGATTGCACGACACAGTAACAGACCTTGATGTAACAAAAGAAACAGGAAATGGATTTTTATTCGATCATTACGGTACACAGGGGCTGTTTTGGGCTATCAGCCAGGCAGTAAATTTTTACAAATTACCCTCAAATGTAAAACAAAAACAAATAAAAAGAGTCATGCAACAAAGCATTGGCAGTTTCAATCATTCCGTTACGGCAAAACACTATATAAACCTTTATGAGAAAATGTTACAACGCCCACTTATAACTACTTCTTGA
- a CDS encoding alpha amylase C-terminal domain-containing protein yields the protein MTNKERFYINDPFLKLYKDAIETRIANIIKKETLLAQGKSNLANFASGHNYFGLHFSNNQWIFREWAPNAESVFLIGEITSWQENDKYSLNRITNTGVWEIVLAEEALKHKDLYRLRLHWPGGKGDRVPSYANRVVQDPHTLIFNAQVWHPSYPFKWRFPDFKCSKDAPLIYEAHIGMAQEEDKIGTYKEFTEKILPRIVSSGYNMIQLMAIQEHPYYGSFGYQVSNFFAPSSRFGTPEDLKELIDAAHFAGIAVIMDIIHSHAVSNEVEGISRFDGTLYQYFHDGPRGIHSAWDSRCFDYNKKEVLNFLLSNCRYWLEEFHFDGFRFDGITSMLYLHHGLGKPFTSYNDYFCDDVDEDALTYLALANKLIHDIRPDAITIAEDISGMPGLAAPLSEGGFGFDYRFSMGIPDFWIQLVKDSYDEDWPTGHLWYELNNRRIEEKSISYCESHDQALVGDQSLIFRLIGTDMYDHMAINDYNFRVDRGIALHKLIRLITLTTAGNGYLNFMGNEFGHPEWIDFPRQGNNWSYHYARRQWHLVDDPLLKYHFLANYDRDMIALAKQFHILESSSPMMLYENTSDKIIAFRRAGLLFVFNFHPTSSYTNYCFDAPPGTYQMIFDSDSPEYGGHNRLIPDHDHKTIRDQAKDSKRQFISLYLPTRTGIVLKYMEEA from the coding sequence ATGACTAATAAAGAAAGATTTTATATAAATGACCCTTTCCTGAAACTTTACAAGGATGCTATTGAAACCCGGATAGCAAATATAATTAAAAAAGAAACTCTTCTTGCACAAGGCAAGAGCAATCTTGCCAACTTTGCTTCCGGCCATAATTACTTCGGCCTCCATTTTTCCAACAACCAGTGGATATTCAGAGAGTGGGCACCTAACGCCGAATCTGTATTTTTGATCGGAGAGATTACAAGCTGGCAGGAAAATGATAAATATTCTTTAAACAGAATCACCAACACAGGTGTGTGGGAAATAGTACTTGCGGAAGAAGCCCTGAAGCATAAAGATCTATACAGATTAAGGCTCCACTGGCCAGGTGGTAAAGGAGACAGAGTCCCATCTTATGCAAACCGTGTAGTTCAGGATCCGCATACTCTTATTTTTAATGCGCAAGTCTGGCATCCTTCATATCCATTTAAATGGCGTTTTCCCGATTTTAAATGTAGCAAAGATGCTCCTTTGATTTATGAAGCTCATATAGGTATGGCTCAGGAAGAAGATAAGATAGGTACTTATAAAGAATTTACAGAAAAAATACTGCCCCGTATCGTATCTTCCGGTTATAATATGATACAGCTTATGGCAATTCAGGAGCACCCGTATTACGGATCTTTCGGATATCAGGTTTCTAATTTTTTTGCACCTTCATCACGCTTTGGAACTCCTGAAGATTTAAAAGAACTAATCGATGCTGCTCATTTTGCAGGCATAGCTGTTATTATGGATATAATTCATTCCCATGCTGTTTCCAATGAAGTCGAGGGCATAAGCAGATTTGACGGAACATTATACCAGTATTTTCATGATGGGCCACGTGGAATACATAGCGCATGGGATTCCAGATGTTTCGATTATAATAAAAAGGAAGTTCTCAATTTTCTGCTCTCAAATTGCAGATACTGGTTGGAAGAGTTTCATTTTGACGGATTCAGATTTGATGGTATCACAAGCATGTTATATTTACACCACGGCCTGGGAAAACCATTTACTTCATATAATGACTATTTTTGTGATGATGTTGATGAAGATGCTCTGACCTATCTTGCGCTTGCAAACAAATTGATACACGATATCAGACCGGATGCAATTACTATAGCAGAAGATATAAGCGGGATGCCCGGACTCGCAGCTCCCTTATCGGAAGGCGGCTTCGGCTTTGATTACCGCTTTTCTATGGGAATACCAGATTTCTGGATACAGCTTGTTAAGGATTCTTATGATGAAGACTGGCCTACCGGTCATCTTTGGTATGAACTTAACAACAGGCGCATAGAAGAAAAATCAATAAGCTATTGCGAATCGCATGATCAGGCTCTTGTAGGAGATCAATCCCTTATTTTCAGACTGATAGGCACCGATATGTACGATCACATGGCTATTAACGATTATAATTTCAGGGTTGACAGAGGAATTGCCTTACATAAATTAATAAGACTGATAACTTTAACTACAGCAGGAAACGGATACTTAAACTTCATGGGAAATGAATTCGGACATCCCGAATGGATAGACTTTCCCAGGCAAGGCAACAACTGGTCATATCATTATGCCAGGCGCCAATGGCATCTTGTTGATGACCCTTTATTAAAATATCATTTTCTTGCAAACTATGACCGCGACATGATTGCTCTGGCAAAGCAATTTCATATTTTAGAATCTTCTTCTCCGATGATGTTATACGAAAATACTTCTGACAAGATTATTGCCTTCAGGCGTGCCGGACTTTTGTTTGTTTTCAATTTTCACCCTACATCATCTTATACAAATTACTGCTTTGATGCACCTCCGGGAACCTATCAAATGATTTTTGACAGCGATTCGCCCGAATATGGAGGTCATAACCGGCTCATTCCTGATCATGATCATAAAACAATTCGCGATCAAGCAAAGGACTCAAAGCGTCAGTTTATCAGCCTTTATCTTCCTACACGTACGGGAATAGTTTTAAAATATATGGAAGAAGCTTAG
- a CDS encoding PEP-CTERM sorting domain-containing protein (PEP-CTERM proteins occur, often in large numbers, in the proteomes of bacteria that also encode an exosortase, a predicted intramembrane cysteine proteinase. The presence of a PEP-CTERM domain at a protein's C-terminus predicts cleavage within the sorting domain, followed by covalent anchoring to some some component of the (usually Gram-negative) cell surface. Many PEP-CTERM proteins exhibit an unusual sequence composition that includes large numbers of potential glycosylation sites. Expression of one such protein has been shown restore the ability of a bacterium to form floc, a type of biofilm.), with product MMNKSNSFIKLTLIFSFLMMLIMGASPGSQATAMMAAPSVIFDYMNGDLDAPSSTFTFDVLIDNIMLSNLKEWNLAFTITRNSDPGVPFSFHYAAITTDSNYVFAGNSNGYQIDINPPSATATQFSLLGHDATNSGSVTDTTGKLLARLILDEVQYQDSFIITIDPVNSFFIDSGNNYSYMESDVYDVNVVPIPSTLLLMAGGLLGLLISRRKNKRA from the coding sequence ATGATGAATAAAAGCAATAGTTTCATAAAATTGACTTTAATTTTTTCTTTTTTAATGATGTTAATAATGGGGGCATCTCCCGGATCTCAGGCTACGGCCATGATGGCAGCACCTTCCGTAATCTTTGATTATATGAACGGTGATCTGGATGCACCTAGTAGCACTTTTACGTTTGACGTACTCATTGACAATATAATGCTTAGTAATCTTAAGGAATGGAATTTAGCTTTCACAATCACCAGAAATAGCGATCCGGGAGTTCCATTCTCGTTTCACTATGCAGCGATAACGACTGATTCTAATTATGTTTTTGCAGGCAATAGCAATGGTTATCAGATAGACATTAATCCTCCATCAGCTACTGCAACGCAATTCAGCTTATTGGGCCATGATGCTACAAATTCAGGCAGTGTTACTGATACAACAGGAAAGCTTCTTGCCAGACTAATATTAGACGAGGTACAATATCAAGATTCGTTTATTATAACAATTGATCCGGTAAATTCATTTTTTATTGATTCAGGTAATAATTATTCCTATATGGAATCTGATGTTTACGATGTAAATGTTGTACCCATCCCTTCTACTCTGCTTCTGATGGCCGGCGGACTTTTAGGGCTTTTAATTTCAAGAAGGAAAAATAAACGGGCTTAG
- a CDS encoding transglycosylase SLT domain-containing protein → MVLFACGCVNLAFADIYKYIDENGVMHFTNVPTKPSYKYRLFIKDIQRKPKKEGLPFYSSNKYDLMISEASKKHGISFSLLKAVIKAESDFDPKAVSRAGALGLMQIMPQNVKAFKMKDPFDPKENILTGTWYFKKLLNRFDGKLHLALAAYNAGPKAVVSYKGIPPIRETEDYVEKVMKYFHHFKKNSPGVSH, encoded by the coding sequence ATGGTTTTGTTTGCTTGCGGCTGTGTGAATTTAGCCTTTGCTGATATCTATAAATATATTGATGAAAACGGTGTGATGCATTTTACTAATGTTCCTACAAAACCGTCATATAAATATCGACTTTTTATTAAAGATATCCAAAGAAAACCAAAGAAGGAAGGTTTGCCATTTTATTCATCGAATAAATATGATCTTATGATTTCCGAAGCTTCAAAGAAGCATGGGATTTCGTTTTCCTTGCTGAAAGCCGTGATAAAGGCTGAGTCTGATTTTGACCCAAAAGCTGTATCAAGAGCGGGAGCACTTGGATTAATGCAGATAATGCCTCAAAATGTAAAAGCTTTTAAAATGAAGGACCCTTTTGATCCAAAAGAAAATATTTTAACAGGAACGTGGTATTTTAAAAAACTGCTTAACAGGTTTGATGGAAAGCTTCACCTGGCGTTAGCTGCATATAATGCCGGCCCTAAAGCTGTTGTCTCTTATAAGGGCATACCTCCCATAAGAGAAACTGAAGACTATGTTGAAAAAGTTATGAAGTATTTTCACCATTTCAAAAAAAACAGCCCCGGCGTTTCGCATTAA
- the rlmD gene encoding 23S rRNA (uracil(1939)-C(5))-methyltransferase RlmD, which yields MGIKKGDIIELEITGMAFGGKAIAKVDGFAVFVDKAVPLDRVRARIVKKKKSFAEAAMVEIIEASPYRINPPCEYSGYCGGCKWQFIEYERQLYYKQQHVKEALEHIGFLKDITIHPVIPSQSIFGYRNKMEFSCSDKKWLMPSDFTAGEKNAGFALGLHVPGTFDKVLDIKACLLQPEKGNLILNDVKEFMQNSGAQPYGLRSHEGFWRFLMLRNSGAYGSWMVNIITSAEDNKVVKPLSEMLVQKYSDIVSVINNITSSKAGVAVGEYEKVLAGSSYIKDKIGAFEFKISANSFFQTNTKGAQILYNKVKEFAQLSGKETVIDLYSGTGTIPIYLSADAAEITGIEISESAVSDAKNNCIINGISNCTFITGDIKNSLSKIENKPDVLIIDPPRVGMHKDVVKQVIDMAPERIVYVSCNPATLARDLFILKDYFDVIQVQPVDMFPHTFHIESVTKLEKKRF from the coding sequence ATGGGAATAAAAAAAGGCGATATTATTGAACTTGAAATAACCGGCATGGCCTTTGGCGGGAAAGCAATAGCCAAAGTTGACGGGTTTGCGGTTTTTGTAGATAAAGCTGTTCCGTTAGATCGGGTTAGAGCACGCATAGTAAAAAAGAAGAAGAGTTTTGCAGAAGCTGCTATGGTAGAAATAATTGAAGCATCACCTTACAGAATAAATCCGCCGTGTGAATACAGCGGTTATTGTGGTGGTTGCAAGTGGCAGTTCATAGAATATGAACGTCAGCTTTATTACAAGCAGCAGCATGTGAAAGAAGCATTGGAACATATCGGGTTTTTAAAAGATATTACAATACATCCTGTAATTCCATCGCAATCGATCTTTGGATACAGGAACAAGATGGAATTTTCCTGTTCAGACAAAAAATGGCTAATGCCTTCAGATTTTACTGCCGGAGAAAAAAACGCAGGTTTTGCACTGGGGCTTCATGTGCCAGGAACTTTTGATAAAGTACTTGATATAAAAGCCTGTTTATTGCAGCCGGAAAAAGGAAATTTAATTTTAAATGATGTAAAAGAGTTTATGCAAAATTCCGGTGCCCAACCCTATGGCCTCAGATCCCATGAAGGTTTCTGGCGCTTTCTTATGCTGCGAAATTCGGGAGCATACGGCAGTTGGATGGTAAATATTATTACTTCTGCCGAAGATAATAAAGTTGTTAAGCCTCTTTCCGAGATGCTTGTACAAAAGTACTCCGATATAGTATCTGTAATAAATAATATTACTTCAAGCAAAGCTGGTGTCGCTGTGGGAGAATATGAGAAAGTGCTTGCAGGGTCTTCTTATATAAAAGATAAAATTGGAGCTTTTGAATTTAAAATATCGGCAAATTCTTTTTTCCAGACAAATACAAAAGGGGCACAAATTCTATATAACAAAGTAAAGGAGTTTGCACAACTTTCCGGTAAAGAAACGGTGATTGATCTATACAGCGGAACAGGCACCATACCAATATATCTGTCCGCAGATGCCGCTGAAATTACAGGGATTGAGATTTCTGAAAGTGCCGTATCAGATGCCAAAAATAATTGCATAATAAATGGCATATCAAACTGCACTTTTATAACCGGAGATATTAAAAACAGCCTTTCAAAGATTGAAAATAAACCTGATGTTCTTATTATTGATCCGCCAAGAGTGGGGATGCACAAAGATGTAGTAAAGCAGGTTATTGATATGGCTCCCGAAAGAATTGTTTATGTTTCCTGCAACCCGGCGACCCTTGCAAGAGATCTTTTTATATTAAAGGATTATTTTGATGTAATACAAGTACAGCCGGTTGATATGTTTCCACATACTTTCCATATTGAATCTGTGACAAAGCTTGAAAAAAAACGTTTTTGA
- a CDS encoding carbon starvation protein A, giving the protein MNVAVLLILALPLFYLGYAFYSKMIARLFDEDDNNKTPAVALKDNVDYVPTNPVVLFGHHFSSIAGGGPIIGPAVAVLFGYVPVWLWLVIGSIFIGAAHDLATLYASIREKGKSIAEIANSSLGRTGFFLFIAFTIIMLLTVTSAFLGLTATSLTSKVPLEFLNLDPSQTLLKTAVIDGIVNVQIGGIASMSVIVITFCSPFLGYLLYKREINPYFASLIAITIAIVSITIGLKYPVTLDPTHWMIIISIYTILAAGLPVWFVLQPRDFTNSFLLYGGICVLLVAGIIAGFKGATMQAPAWNLTEASAKIGPAWPFLFITVACGAISGFHCLVCGGTTSKQLRKESDGRRIAYGGMIIEGIFAMCVLIAIGSALGFAEYTNIVFPQTPGVRSNPILAFALSMGLLLHNSLGIQAAFGTIFGILLVEGFVVTTLDTAVRLNRYLLEELWQFIFKNVPGLFKTYIFNALICVIMMFVLAYYNAFLVIWPLFGSANQLLASLALIVISVWLIKRGKKALFSIIPAIFMMATTIYSLWRLLMDKYLPKENYMLITTDILLIVLAFGVIILSLKTIKKLKTA; this is encoded by the coding sequence ATGAACGTTGCAGTTTTGCTGATTCTCGCGCTTCCGCTATTTTACCTGGGATATGCGTTTTACAGCAAGATGATAGCACGGTTGTTTGACGAAGATGACAACAATAAGACACCGGCTGTTGCCTTAAAAGACAATGTTGATTATGTGCCTACAAACCCTGTCGTTTTATTCGGGCATCATTTTTCCAGCATTGCAGGCGGAGGACCAATAATCGGGCCGGCGGTTGCGGTTCTTTTTGGTTATGTTCCGGTTTGGTTATGGCTTGTTATAGGTTCAATTTTTATTGGTGCTGCACATGACCTTGCAACTCTTTATGCCAGTATCCGTGAAAAAGGAAAATCCATAGCCGAGATTGCAAACTCTTCGCTTGGCAGGACGGGATTTTTTCTTTTTATTGCATTTACTATAATTATGCTTCTAACGGTTACCAGTGCTTTTCTGGGTCTTACCGCAACTTCTCTTACATCAAAAGTACCCCTTGAATTCCTTAATCTTGATCCGTCTCAAACACTTTTAAAAACAGCAGTTATTGATGGTATCGTTAATGTGCAGATTGGTGGCATTGCTTCAATGTCTGTAATCGTAATTACTTTCTGCTCTCCTTTTTTAGGATATCTTCTTTATAAACGTGAGATTAATCCTTATTTCGCATCTTTAATTGCTATAACCATTGCCATTGTTTCCATTACAATCGGTTTGAAATATCCGGTAACACTTGATCCGACTCACTGGATGATTATTATCTCGATATATACAATATTGGCGGCAGGACTTCCTGTATGGTTTGTCTTACAGCCCCGTGATTTTACCAATTCATTTCTGCTTTACGGAGGCATTTGCGTTTTGCTTGTTGCGGGTATAATCGCCGGATTCAAAGGAGCCACCATGCAGGCTCCTGCATGGAACTTAACGGAGGCAAGCGCAAAAATCGGCCCGGCATGGCCGTTTCTGTTTATTACTGTTGCATGCGGTGCAATTTCCGGTTTTCATTGTCTGGTATGCGGAGGAACTACCTCAAAACAATTGCGAAAAGAATCGGATGGGCGGCGTATAGCCTATGGAGGCATGATTATCGAAGGTATCTTTGCTATGTGCGTACTTATTGCCATAGGAAGCGCTCTTGGTTTTGCCGAATATACTAACATTGTTTTTCCTCAGACACCCGGTGTCAGATCAAATCCTATTCTGGCATTTGCTCTTAGCATGGGGCTGCTTTTGCATAACAGCTTAGGAATTCAGGCAGCATTTGGAACAATATTCGGCATTTTACTTGTTGAAGGTTTTGTTGTAACAACCTTAGATACAGCTGTACGTCTGAACCGGTATTTGCTTGAAGAATTATGGCAGTTTATTTTCAAAAATGTTCCAGGACTTTTTAAGACATATATTTTTAATGCATTAATCTGTGTTATAATGATGTTTGTGCTGGCATACTACAATGCGTTTTTAGTCATCTGGCCTCTTTTTGGATCTGCAAATCAGCTTCTTGCTTCTCTTGCGTTAATTGTTATCTCCGTTTGGTTAATAAAGCGCGGGAAGAAAGCATTGTTTTCCATTATCCCTGCAATATTTATGATGGCTACCACGATTTATTCGCTTTGGCGTTTGTTGATGGACAAATATCTTCCAAAAGAAAACTATATGCTGATAACAACAGATATACTGCTTATTGTGCTGGCTTTTGGTGTAATTATTCTTTCTTTAAAAACAATAAAAAAGCTTAAAACAGCTTAA